One window from the genome of Spirosoma rhododendri encodes:
- a CDS encoding bifunctional YncE family protein/alkaline phosphatase family protein: MPYASLLRIAAAKSTCPVGAGTNHGPRSQTTAPQQRLTLPNGWSLSPIGKSLPLGDLPLTTVVSPNGKRLAVTNNGQSTQTLQLVDITGEKVLSETVISKSWVGLCFTPDGKRLLASGGNDNRVLIYDVSGDKLVKTDSVVLGKPWPNRISVAGLATDKTGQTFYAVTKDDSSLYVCDLGTRQIRERIKLPAEAYTCRRSPVSDELYITVWGADKVVVFDPKTNKLTGEIATGSHPNDLAFSNNGKYLYVANANDNTVTVIDVKARRVLESLNTALYPDAPAGSTPNGLALSADGKTLLVANADNNCLATFDVSQPGRSRSLGFIPTGWYPTSVQVVGKKVLVANGKGFSSQANPAGPNPYKRRESDTQYIGGLFKGTLSLFAMPTPTQLTGLTRQVYANTPYTKEREKTAVGANWPANSPIPKQVGAKTSPIKHVFYIIKENRTYDQVFGDMKEGNGDTSLCLFPENVTPNQHALAREFVLLDNFYVDAEVSADGHNWSTAAYATDYVEKTWPTSYGGRGGTYDYEGSRPVAFPKRGFIWDYCKRAGIRYRSYGEFEAYSKRKNSALAGLFAPNYPDYDLGVKDIDRVEVWKHDLDSLIKINAVPNFSSIRLGNDHTSGARIGARTPAAFVADNDLAVGRFVEYLSKSPIWNESAVFVLEDDAQNGSDHVDAHRSPALVISPYTKRHHVEHTSYTTSGMLRTIELILGLPPMSQYDAGARPMYALFTDKADLTTYDHRPAQIDLDAKNTAMTEPARQSEKLDLRYADKIDDRLFNEIIWKAVRGEHAVMPAPRRGAFLTVSRKDDDDDD, translated from the coding sequence TTGCCTTATGCGTCGCTGCTACGTATCGCTGCTGCTAAGTCTACTTGCCCTGTCGGGGCTGGCACAAACCACGGCCCCCGCTCACAGACTACCGCCCCCCAACAACGGCTAACCCTGCCCAACGGCTGGAGCCTGTCGCCCATTGGTAAATCGCTGCCGCTCGGCGACCTGCCGTTGACGACAGTCGTCTCGCCCAACGGCAAACGACTGGCCGTGACCAACAATGGGCAGAGCACGCAGACGCTACAGCTTGTCGACATTACGGGCGAAAAAGTGCTGAGTGAAACCGTCATCAGCAAGTCGTGGGTGGGGCTCTGCTTCACGCCCGATGGCAAACGATTGCTGGCATCGGGCGGCAACGACAACCGCGTGCTGATCTACGACGTGTCGGGCGACAAGCTGGTGAAAACCGATTCGGTGGTGCTGGGTAAGCCGTGGCCCAACCGCATCTCCGTCGCCGGGCTGGCCACCGACAAAACCGGGCAGACGTTCTACGCCGTCACCAAAGACGACAGTTCGCTTTACGTCTGTGACCTCGGTACCCGGCAGATTCGCGAGCGCATCAAACTGCCCGCCGAAGCCTACACCTGCCGCCGGTCGCCGGTGTCGGATGAATTGTACATTACCGTTTGGGGAGCCGATAAAGTGGTTGTGTTTGACCCGAAGACGAACAAGCTGACGGGTGAAATCGCCACCGGTAGCCACCCGAACGATCTGGCGTTCAGTAATAACGGTAAGTACCTGTACGTCGCCAATGCCAACGACAATACCGTGACGGTGATCGACGTGAAAGCCCGGCGCGTACTCGAATCGCTCAACACAGCCCTCTACCCCGACGCGCCCGCTGGCAGTACGCCCAACGGCCTGGCCCTGTCTGCCGACGGTAAAACGCTGCTTGTCGCCAACGCGGATAACAACTGTCTGGCTACTTTCGACGTCTCGCAGCCGGGCCGAAGCCGGTCGCTGGGCTTCATCCCGACGGGCTGGTACCCCACGAGTGTGCAGGTGGTCGGTAAAAAAGTGTTAGTTGCCAACGGTAAAGGGTTTTCGTCGCAGGCCAACCCCGCCGGGCCGAACCCTTACAAACGGCGCGAGTCTGACACGCAGTACATCGGTGGGTTGTTCAAAGGCACGCTGTCGCTATTTGCCATGCCAACGCCTACGCAGCTTACCGGCCTGACCCGGCAGGTGTACGCCAACACGCCGTACACGAAGGAGCGCGAAAAAACGGCCGTGGGTGCAAACTGGCCCGCCAACTCGCCCATTCCGAAGCAGGTTGGCGCGAAAACGTCGCCCATCAAACACGTCTTTTACATCATTAAGGAAAACCGAACCTACGATCAGGTATTCGGCGATATGAAAGAAGGCAATGGCGATACGTCGCTGTGCCTGTTTCCTGAAAACGTAACGCCGAATCAACACGCACTGGCCCGCGAATTTGTGCTGCTCGACAACTTCTACGTCGACGCCGAAGTGAGTGCCGACGGCCACAACTGGAGCACGGCCGCCTACGCCACCGACTACGTGGAAAAAACGTGGCCGACGAGCTACGGCGGTCGGGGCGGCACCTACGACTACGAAGGGTCGCGGCCGGTGGCGTTTCCGAAGCGCGGTTTTATCTGGGATTACTGCAAACGGGCGGGCATTCGCTACCGGTCGTACGGTGAGTTTGAAGCGTATTCAAAGCGTAAAAATTCGGCCTTAGCCGGGCTGTTCGCGCCCAACTACCCCGATTACGATCTTGGCGTGAAAGACATCGATCGGGTGGAGGTTTGGAAGCACGATCTGGATTCGCTGATAAAAATCAATGCTGTGCCGAACTTCAGCAGCATCCGGCTTGGCAACGACCACACGAGCGGTGCCCGGATCGGGGCGCGTACGCCAGCCGCTTTCGTCGCCGACAACGATCTGGCCGTGGGTCGTTTTGTCGAGTACCTGTCGAAAAGCCCGATCTGGAATGAATCCGCGGTGTTTGTGCTGGAAGACGACGCCCAGAACGGCTCCGACCACGTCGACGCGCACCGCTCGCCCGCGCTGGTCATCAGTCCCTATACGAAACGGCACCACGTCGAGCATACATCGTACACCACGTCGGGAATGCTGCGGACTATCGAGCTGATTCTGGGCTTACCACCGATGAGTCAGTACGACGCGGGTGCCCGGCCGATGTACGCCCTATTCACGGATAAAGCGGACCTGACTACCTACGACCACCGCCCCGCGCAGATCGACCTCGACGCCAAAAACACGGCGATGACCGAACCCGCCCGGCAGTCGGAAAAGCTGGACCTGCGCTACGCCGACAAAATCGACGACCGGCTATTCAACGAAATCATCTGGAAAGCTGTCCGGGGTGAACACGCCGTGATGCCCGCCCCCCGGCGCGGTGCCTTCCTGACCGTCAGCCGCAAGGACGACGATGATGACGATTAG
- the fucP gene encoding L-fucose:H+ symporter permease, whose translation MQPALTPAVDRPAFTQSKYLVTLGFVTSLFMLWGVGITLGDVLNRHFQQVLHVSKADSALVQFSIFGAYFVMGLPAGWFMNRFGYQRGVLLGLGLYAAGAFLMLPAASAASFGGLRIALFILACGLATLEAVAHPFLDGLGDARSSDRRITFAHAINGIGAISGPLIGGYFILRSGTNDTDLTSVKTLYLIIGLVVASVGIVFSFVKVPPLVVDHEAVPESPTDTTADKKLFQHRHFVWACVAQLFNVAAQGGTWAFFINYGVAYMPGMSDAQASYFFSLSLGLMMLGRFLGTYLMQFIAPNRLLAVAAFANLCLCFIIAQHWGCVSFVALMGLNLFFSIMFPTIYSLGLKDLGRHKGLGSSFIVMGVVGGALFPRLMGIVANRSVAEAYYLPIICYAVVFLFAIRLYRVRSAQPAAK comes from the coding sequence ATGCAACCTGCCCTTACGCCAGCCGTAGACCGGCCCGCGTTTACCCAGTCCAAATACCTCGTTACGCTGGGTTTCGTCACCTCGCTGTTTATGCTCTGGGGCGTCGGTATCACGCTCGGCGACGTGCTGAACCGCCATTTCCAGCAGGTGCTGCACGTGTCGAAAGCCGATTCGGCACTCGTCCAGTTTTCTATTTTCGGTGCTTATTTCGTGATGGGCCTGCCAGCGGGCTGGTTTATGAATCGCTTCGGCTACCAGCGGGGCGTGTTGCTGGGGCTGGGGCTTTACGCAGCCGGAGCGTTTCTGATGCTGCCAGCCGCCAGTGCCGCGTCGTTTGGGGGACTACGGATTGCGCTGTTCATCCTCGCCTGCGGACTGGCGACGCTGGAAGCCGTTGCGCACCCCTTCCTCGACGGCCTCGGCGACGCCCGTAGCAGCGACCGGCGCATCACGTTTGCCCACGCCATCAACGGCATCGGTGCGATTTCGGGGCCGCTGATCGGTGGCTATTTCATCCTGCGCAGCGGCACCAATGACACAGACCTGACATCGGTAAAAACGCTGTATCTCATCATCGGTCTGGTTGTCGCGAGCGTCGGCATTGTGTTTTCGTTCGTGAAAGTTCCCCCGCTGGTCGTCGACCACGAAGCCGTTCCAGAATCTCCAACCGATACCACGGCCGATAAAAAGCTGTTTCAGCACAGGCATTTTGTCTGGGCCTGCGTGGCGCAACTGTTCAACGTAGCGGCTCAGGGTGGCACGTGGGCGTTTTTTATCAACTACGGCGTAGCTTATATGCCCGGCATGAGTGACGCGCAGGCATCGTACTTTTTCTCGCTGAGTCTGGGGCTGATGATGCTCGGCCGTTTTCTGGGTACGTACCTGATGCAGTTCATCGCGCCCAATCGATTGCTGGCCGTCGCGGCTTTCGCAAATCTGTGCCTGTGCTTCATCATCGCGCAGCATTGGGGCTGTGTATCATTCGTGGCGTTGATGGGGCTAAACCTGTTTTTCAGCATCATGTTCCCGACCATCTACAGCCTGGGACTGAAAGATCTGGGCCGTCACAAAGGGCTGGGCTCGTCGTTTATCGTGATGGGCGTAGTCGGTGGCGCGCTGTTCCCCCGGCTAATGGGTATCGTGGCCAACCGCAGCGTCGCCGAAGCCTATTACCTGCCCATCATCTGTTACGCCGTCGTTTTTCTGTTCGCCATCCGGCTCTACCGAGTCCGGTCGGCGCAGCCCGCTGCTAAGTAG
- a CDS encoding alpha/beta fold hydrolase has protein sequence MKALLLLISLLPGSLWAQAVSESSSREPLFTSFDGTKIHYDTIGRGRPVVLLHGFISNSTSWKRAAVRQALADAGFKVVTLDLRGNGLSDRPHAAEAYKDDAELRDVLALMKHLGLTNYDVVGYSRGAILAAELLTLKAPIRRVVLGGVGADFTDPNWERRRNFQEAFAKPGTHPDLRPAVENAKRAGADTIVMARLQEFQPAASPTKLKKVKIPVLIVNGDQDRDNGDPQKLVDMIPGSKLIVVPGDHGGAMRTPEFANAVVQFLTR, from the coding sequence ATGAAAGCGTTGCTGTTGTTGATAAGTCTGTTGCCCGGTAGTTTGTGGGCGCAGGCGGTGTCGGAATCGTCGTCTCGCGAACCCTTGTTCACCTCGTTCGACGGTACCAAAATTCACTATGACACCATCGGTCGGGGCCGTCCCGTCGTGTTGTTGCATGGCTTCATTTCGAACAGTACCAGCTGGAAGCGGGCAGCCGTTCGGCAGGCACTGGCCGATGCCGGTTTCAAAGTCGTGACGCTCGATCTGCGCGGTAATGGCCTGTCTGACCGCCCCCACGCGGCCGAAGCGTATAAAGACGACGCCGAACTCCGCGACGTACTGGCACTGATGAAACACCTGGGTCTGACGAATTACGATGTCGTCGGCTATTCGCGCGGGGCTATTCTGGCAGCCGAACTGCTCACGCTGAAAGCCCCCATCCGCCGGGTTGTGCTGGGCGGTGTCGGGGCTGATTTCACCGATCCGAACTGGGAGCGACGCCGTAATTTTCAGGAAGCGTTCGCCAAACCCGGCACGCATCCCGACCTACGCCCCGCCGTCGAAAATGCCAAACGCGCCGGAGCCGATACGATCGTGATGGCGCGGTTGCAGGAGTTTCAGCCAGCTGCCAGCCCGACCAAACTAAAGAAGGTAAAGATTCCGGTGCTCATCGTCAACGGCGATCAGGACCGCGATAACGGCGACCCGCAAAAACTGGTCGACATGATTCCCGGCAGCAAACTCATCGTCGTCCCCGGCGACCACGGCGGGGCCATGCGTACGCCCGAATTTGCCAATGCCGTCGTCCAGTTTTTAACGCGGTAA
- a CDS encoding DoxX family membrane protein — MASFDEPSASQLSRLVLRLGLGVNMLMHGLVRIPKLGEFVAKTSAGFSQTVLPSALTTSFLYALPFAELACGLLILLGGQLSKWGYALGGLIIAILLFGTTLKEDWTGAGNQTIYVIAFAYALRTLDSNRRQ; from the coding sequence ATGGCGTCCTTTGATGAGCCGTCGGCCAGTCAGTTGTCGCGGCTGGTGCTGCGGCTTGGGCTGGGCGTCAATATGCTGATGCATGGGCTGGTGCGTATTCCCAAACTAGGCGAGTTTGTGGCTAAAACCAGCGCGGGCTTTTCACAAACGGTATTGCCCTCGGCTCTGACGACCAGCTTTCTGTACGCACTCCCATTTGCTGAGCTGGCTTGTGGCCTGCTGATTCTACTGGGTGGTCAGCTCAGCAAATGGGGATACGCGCTGGGTGGGCTTATCATCGCGATCCTGCTGTTTGGCACCACGTTGAAAGAAGACTGGACCGGAGCGGGCAACCAAACCATCTACGTAATCGCCTTTGCCTACGCGCTCCGCACCCTCGACAGTAACCGACGTCAATAG
- a CDS encoding globin family protein has protein sequence MNTVQLSLIRDSWACVAPNADAAGQVFYANLFAIDPALRRLFPDDIQPQAHKLMAMLNLLIGQLENADVITRELTGLARRHARYGVQPDQFNTVGLALIQTLRDGLGDRWTPDVQLAWGALYQTVAGAMIALGKEQDLPAVA, from the coding sequence ATGAACACCGTACAACTCAGTCTCATCCGCGATTCGTGGGCCTGCGTAGCGCCTAATGCCGATGCTGCCGGTCAGGTATTTTACGCGAACCTGTTTGCCATCGACCCCGCCCTGCGTCGGCTGTTTCCCGATGATATACAGCCGCAGGCGCACAAACTGATGGCGATGCTGAATCTGCTGATCGGGCAGTTGGAAAACGCCGATGTCATCACCCGCGAACTGACCGGGCTGGCCCGCCGACACGCTCGCTACGGCGTACAACCCGACCAGTTTAACACGGTTGGGCTGGCCCTGATTCAGACGCTGCGCGATGGGCTGGGCGACCGTTGGACACCTGATGTGCAGCTGGCGTGGGGCGCGTTGTACCAGACCGTGGCCGGGGCTATGATTGCGCTGGGGAAAGAACAGGATTTGCCCGCTGTGGCCTAA
- a CDS encoding alpha/beta hydrolase: MKSFFTLLLVALLGISCSKEPAITDAMLDSGKLFDPSLYKPEQYLISKAIPNPNAAQANRPVIIACHGYSATTFEWDEFRAYLGNRSDVYLSQVLLGGHGRSYADFKQSTWRDWQAAITIEYEALLKAGYTNISLLTSSTSGPLLLELVSSGYFANRTVPRNLLLVDPIVIPSAKSLSLIGVLGPMLGYIDTDQPATEDKVYYHFRPQETLQQLETLLNIVRKELEKGVTLPTGTTLKVYKSKQDPAADPVSAVLIYNGTKTAAGQPTEVQLIDSKLHVYTRLNLRTDVSTADRQNQTATFADIVSRVLR; this comes from the coding sequence ATGAAATCTTTTTTTACACTACTGTTGGTTGCGCTGTTGGGGATAAGCTGCTCGAAAGAACCGGCGATCACTGACGCTATGCTCGACAGCGGTAAACTGTTCGACCCGTCGCTCTACAAGCCGGAGCAGTACCTGATCTCGAAAGCGATACCCAACCCAAACGCTGCGCAGGCCAATCGGCCGGTGATCATTGCCTGCCACGGCTACTCGGCTACGACCTTCGAATGGGACGAGTTTCGCGCGTATCTGGGCAATCGCTCCGATGTGTATCTGTCGCAGGTATTGCTGGGCGGCCATGGACGCAGCTACGCCGATTTCAAGCAGTCGACCTGGCGCGACTGGCAGGCGGCTATCACGATCGAGTACGAAGCACTGCTAAAGGCGGGCTACACAAACATCAGTCTGCTAACGTCATCGACGAGTGGGCCACTGCTGCTGGAACTGGTGTCGTCGGGCTACTTCGCGAACCGGACGGTCCCACGCAACCTGTTGCTGGTTGATCCCATAGTCATACCGTCGGCAAAATCGCTGTCGTTGATTGGGGTGCTGGGGCCGATGCTGGGGTACATCGACACCGATCAGCCTGCCACGGAAGACAAAGTATACTATCATTTCCGGCCGCAGGAAACGTTGCAGCAACTGGAGACTCTGCTCAATATCGTACGCAAAGAGCTGGAGAAAGGCGTTACCCTGCCGACGGGTACGACGCTGAAGGTATACAAATCGAAGCAGGACCCGGCTGCCGATCCGGTCAGTGCCGTGCTGATTTATAACGGTACGAAAACGGCAGCGGGCCAGCCGACGGAGGTGCAGTTGATCGACTCGAAGCTGCACGTCTACACGCGGTTAAACCTGCGTACCGACGTCTCGACAGCCGATAGACAGAATCAAACGGCGACGTTTGCCGACATCGTCAGTCGGGTGCTGCGCTAA
- the sufB gene encoding Fe-S cluster assembly protein SufB codes for MSKDADILESITNAEYKYGFETLIEADEAPVGLDEDIIRFISAKKNEPEWLLEKRLQAFALWQTMTEPKWPNLQYPKVDYQAIKYYSAPKQKKTVGSLDEIDPELLDTFNKLGISLSEQKRLAGVVDETIGDKSMGERPQVAVDAVMDSVSVATTFKKDLAERGIIFCSMSEAVHEHPELVKSYLGSVIPAKDNYYAALNAAVFTDGSFCYIPKGVRCPMELSTYFRINAAGTGQFERTLIIADEGSYVSYLEGCTAPMRDENQLHAAVVELFAHADAEIKYSTVQNWYPGDKEGKGGIYNFVTKRGICDGPNAKISWTQVETGSAITWKYPSVILKGDNSIGEFYSVAVTNNMQQADTGTKMVHIGKNTKSRIVSKGISAGKSQNSYRGLVQVLKRAENARNYSQCDSLLLGDKCGAHTFPYLEVSNPSATVEHEATTSKIGEDQLFYCNQRGIPTEQAVALIINGYAKEVLNQLPMEFAVEAQKLLAISLEGSVG; via the coding sequence ATGAGTAAGGACGCTGACATCTTAGAAAGCATCACTAACGCCGAATACAAATACGGATTCGAGACCCTGATCGAGGCCGACGAAGCCCCGGTCGGTCTGGATGAAGATATCATACGCTTTATTTCTGCCAAGAAAAACGAACCGGAGTGGCTGCTCGAAAAGCGGTTGCAGGCGTTTGCGCTCTGGCAGACCATGACCGAACCGAAGTGGCCCAACCTACAATACCCCAAGGTTGACTACCAGGCGATTAAGTATTATTCGGCTCCCAAGCAGAAGAAAACGGTGGGCTCGCTCGACGAGATCGATCCCGAACTGCTCGACACATTCAACAAACTAGGCATTTCCCTCAGCGAACAGAAGCGGCTGGCGGGCGTAGTCGATGAGACTATCGGCGACAAGTCGATGGGTGAACGGCCACAGGTCGCGGTCGATGCCGTTATGGACTCGGTTTCGGTTGCCACGACGTTCAAGAAAGATCTGGCCGAGCGGGGCATTATCTTCTGCTCGATGAGCGAAGCCGTACACGAGCACCCCGAACTGGTGAAGAGCTACCTCGGCTCGGTAATTCCGGCGAAAGACAATTACTACGCAGCCCTCAACGCGGCCGTTTTCACCGACGGTTCGTTCTGCTACATTCCGAAAGGCGTGCGCTGTCCGATGGAACTATCGACGTACTTCCGCATCAACGCGGCCGGTACCGGTCAGTTTGAGCGGACGCTGATTATCGCCGACGAAGGTTCGTACGTCAGCTATCTGGAAGGCTGTACGGCCCCCATGCGCGACGAGAATCAGCTACACGCGGCCGTTGTCGAACTGTTCGCCCACGCCGACGCCGAGATCAAATACTCGACGGTGCAGAACTGGTACCCCGGCGACAAAGAAGGCAAAGGTGGTATTTACAACTTCGTGACCAAGCGCGGTATCTGCGACGGTCCGAACGCCAAAATTTCGTGGACGCAGGTTGAAACCGGCTCGGCGATCACCTGGAAATACCCTTCGGTTATTCTGAAGGGCGACAACTCCATCGGTGAGTTTTATTCGGTAGCCGTTACCAACAATATGCAGCAGGCCGATACGGGTACCAAGATGGTCCACATCGGCAAGAACACGAAGAGCCGGATCGTATCGAAAGGTATTTCGGCGGGTAAGAGCCAAAACTCGTACCGTGGTCTGGTACAGGTGCTGAAGCGCGCCGAAAACGCCCGGAACTACTCGCAGTGCGATTCGCTGCTGCTGGGCGATAAGTGCGGAGCGCACACGTTCCCGTATCTGGAAGTCAGCAACCCATCGGCAACGGTGGAGCACGAAGCCACGACCTCGAAAATCGGTGAAGACCAGCTGTTCTACTGCAATCAGCGGGGTATCCCAACCGAGCAGGCCGTTGCTCTGATTATCAACGGATACGCTAAGGAAGTACTGAACCAACTGCCGATGGAATTCGCCGTTGAAGCCCAGAAGCTGCTGGCGATCAGTCTCGAAGGCAGCGTCGGGTAA
- a CDS encoding SDR family oxidoreductase: MNIQIPPQHQDVQPGIEAELTPQPEVIKDNYVGSEKLKGKIALITGGDSGIGRAVAVHFAREGANVTIAYTEREEEDAQRTKELVEAEGQHCLLLAGNLRQPTFCEKIVADTVSRFGTLNILVNNASVQYQNKNLEDISDEELIETFETNIYAMFRVARAAVPHFHEGDCIINTTSVTAYQGRADLLDYSSTKGAIMTFTRALSSNLASKKIRVNGVAPGPIWTPLNPASVSAEEVAEFGQDVPMKRPGQPSEVAPIYVYLASEDATYVTGQMIHPNGGTIVNA; the protein is encoded by the coding sequence ATGAACATACAGATTCCTCCGCAGCACCAGGACGTGCAGCCGGGTATCGAAGCGGAACTGACCCCACAACCGGAAGTCATCAAAGACAACTACGTCGGGTCGGAGAAGCTCAAAGGGAAAATTGCGCTGATCACCGGGGGCGACAGCGGTATCGGTCGGGCTGTTGCCGTACACTTTGCCCGCGAAGGGGCCAACGTCACCATTGCCTACACCGAGCGCGAGGAAGAAGACGCGCAGCGAACCAAAGAACTGGTCGAAGCCGAAGGGCAGCATTGCCTGCTGTTGGCGGGTAATCTGCGCCAGCCGACCTTCTGCGAAAAAATCGTTGCTGATACCGTCAGCCGGTTTGGTACGCTGAATATTCTGGTCAACAACGCCAGTGTGCAATACCAGAATAAAAACCTCGAAGACATTTCTGACGAGGAGTTGATCGAAACCTTCGAGACAAACATTTACGCCATGTTCCGAGTAGCGCGGGCGGCAGTCCCCCACTTCCACGAAGGCGACTGCATCATCAACACCACATCCGTGACGGCCTATCAGGGACGGGCCGACCTACTCGACTATTCGTCGACGAAAGGGGCGATCATGACGTTTACCCGCGCGCTGTCGAGCAATCTGGCGTCGAAGAAAATTCGGGTCAACGGTGTCGCACCCGGCCCAATCTGGACTCCGCTCAACCCGGCGTCGGTCAGTGCCGAAGAAGTCGCCGAATTTGGTCAGGATGTGCCGATGAAGCGACCCGGTCAGCCCAGCGAAGTAGCGCCGATTTACGTCTACCTGGCCTCGGAAGACGCGACCTACGTAACCGGACAAATGATTCACCCCAACGGCGGCACTATCGTCAACGCCTAA
- a CDS encoding SDR family oxidoreductase — protein sequence MEEMEIDIPAQHQDGQPGLESEMTPQPIYIRDNYRGAGKLAGKKALITGGDSGIGRAVAIHFAREGADVAIFYHPREEEDAQKTKELIEAEGQQALLFPGNLRDTDYIKSAVDQVAAEFGAINVLVNNAANHVPQEDFTDITDEQLIDTFEINIIGIFRVTKAALPHMKAGDNIINTTSVTSYRGSETLVDYSSTKGAVTAFTRSLSQNLVEKGIRVNGVAPGPIYTPLIASSLTPEKVAKFGHDTPMERPGQPAELAPAYVLLASDSGSYITGQVIHVNGGSVVNS from the coding sequence ATGGAAGAAATGGAAATTGATATCCCGGCGCAGCATCAGGACGGTCAGCCGGGTCTTGAATCTGAAATGACGCCCCAGCCCATCTACATCCGCGACAACTACCGGGGTGCGGGTAAACTGGCGGGTAAGAAAGCGCTGATTACGGGTGGCGACAGTGGTATTGGCCGGGCGGTAGCCATACATTTTGCCCGCGAAGGAGCAGACGTCGCTATTTTCTACCATCCTCGTGAGGAAGAAGACGCCCAGAAAACGAAGGAACTGATCGAAGCTGAAGGACAGCAAGCACTGCTGTTTCCCGGCAACCTGCGCGATACGGACTACATTAAATCAGCCGTTGATCAGGTGGCTGCCGAGTTCGGGGCCATCAACGTACTGGTGAATAACGCGGCTAACCATGTCCCGCAGGAAGACTTCACCGACATCACCGATGAGCAATTGATCGACACCTTCGAGATCAACATCATCGGTATTTTCCGGGTGACGAAAGCCGCCCTGCCCCACATGAAAGCGGGCGACAACATCATCAATACCACATCGGTAACGTCGTATCGGGGTAGCGAAACGCTGGTTGATTATTCGTCTACCAAAGGAGCGGTTACGGCGTTCACCCGGTCGCTGTCGCAGAATCTGGTGGAGAAAGGTATTCGGGTCAACGGCGTGGCACCGGGCCCGATTTATACCCCCCTGATTGCGTCGTCGCTGACGCCCGAAAAGGTTGCCAAGTTCGGGCACGACACCCCGATGGAACGCCCCGGTCAACCTGCCGAACTGGCCCCGGCCTACGTCCTGCTGGCATCCGACAGCGGTTCGTACATCACCGGTCAGGTCATCCACGTAAACGGCGGCTCGGTGGTCAATTCATGA
- a CDS encoding class I SAM-dependent methyltransferase → MKPIDRFSGHAGLYAQYRIDYPDELYTFILGDMPDRQIAWDCATGNGQVANALADWFAQVEATDISETQLVMAVQRPNIHYQISRAEQTPFADHTFDLVTVGQAIHWFDVPAFHREVLRVAKPGAVLAEWGYGLVELSDELNPPMLDFYRNRIGPYWDPQRSHIDNRYADLAFPFADVRTATFMVNHNWTLERFLNYLRTWSAVRQYIFENEEDPVTAFGERIQSLWGDGEQTVCFPVFCRAGKLV, encoded by the coding sequence ATGAAACCAATTGATCGCTTTTCCGGCCACGCTGGCCTGTACGCGCAGTACCGCATCGACTACCCCGATGAGTTGTATACGTTTATCCTGGGCGACATGCCCGACCGCCAAATCGCCTGGGATTGCGCCACGGGAAACGGACAGGTGGCCAACGCGCTGGCTGACTGGTTTGCGCAGGTTGAAGCGACTGACATCAGCGAAACGCAGCTCGTAATGGCGGTACAGCGGCCTAACATCCATTACCAGATCAGTCGGGCGGAACAGACACCATTTGCCGATCATACGTTCGACCTGGTCACGGTTGGGCAGGCGATTCACTGGTTCGACGTGCCTGCGTTTCACCGGGAGGTTCTGCGGGTTGCAAAACCGGGTGCTGTGCTGGCCGAATGGGGCTACGGCCTTGTCGAGCTAAGTGACGAACTCAACCCGCCTATGCTCGATTTTTATCGCAACCGCATCGGCCCGTACTGGGATCCCCAGCGCAGCCATATCGACAATCGCTACGCCGATCTGGCGTTTCCGTTTGCCGACGTTCGTACCGCTACGTTTATGGTTAACCACAACTGGACGCTAGAACGGTTTCTGAACTACCTGCGAACATGGTCGGCAGTGCGGCAATACATATTCGAGAACGAAGAAGACCCCGTCACGGCTTTCGGCGAGCGCATTCAGTCACTGTGGGGCGACGGCGAACAGACCGTCTGCTTCCCTGTCTTCTGCCGGGCGGGTAAACTAGTTTAA
- a CDS encoding c-type cytochrome has protein sequence MKKLLGLLFASAALATASVDANAQAPAGDIPADMNALMTKYTCIACHRPNQRLVGPAYADVAKKNYSNEEIVNLIYNPVPAHWPGYPRWLR, from the coding sequence ATGAAAAAACTGCTCGGACTTCTTTTTGCCTCCGCAGCGCTGGCAACGGCTTCTGTCGACGCTAACGCCCAAGCCCCTGCTGGCGACATTCCAGCCGACATGAACGCGCTGATGACTAAGTACACCTGTATTGCCTGTCACCGGCCAAACCAACGTCTGGTTGGTCCAGCCTACGCCGACGTTGCGAAGAAGAACTATTCGAACGAAGAAATCGTCAACCTGATCTATAATCCAGTTCCTGCTCACTGGCCGGGTTACCCCCGATGGCTGCGATGA